The proteins below come from a single Gimesia alba genomic window:
- a CDS encoding transketolase yields the protein MAAQANALSMEELKEKGKVLRRLIIRMTTEAGSGHPSSSLSAVEVVNALWFGGFMKYDPQNPTWDARDRFILSKGHAVPVLYAAMAEAGYFSTEDVMSLRKLGSPFEGHPNMKRLPGIEASTGSLGQGLSLGIGQALGARLNKNGSNVFVVIGDGEMGEGQVWEALGAAEKYRLGNLTAIIDQNGYQQTGATSEVLDLGSFEEKIAAFGWHTQTIDGNCQESVVEALEIAAKVTDRPKAIISKTKKGYGILPVLEAAGDTNYHGKPLSPELAEKALALLS from the coding sequence GTGGCTGCTCAAGCAAATGCCTTATCAATGGAAGAATTGAAGGAAAAAGGGAAAGTCCTTCGCCGTCTGATCATCCGTATGACGACCGAAGCCGGTAGCGGACACCCCAGTAGCAGCCTGTCTGCTGTGGAAGTGGTGAACGCACTCTGGTTTGGTGGATTCATGAAATATGATCCCCAAAACCCGACCTGGGACGCCCGCGATCGTTTCATCTTGAGCAAAGGCCACGCCGTGCCTGTGCTGTACGCCGCGATGGCAGAAGCAGGCTACTTCTCAACAGAAGACGTGATGTCGCTTCGTAAACTGGGGAGCCCGTTTGAAGGTCACCCGAACATGAAACGCCTTCCCGGTATTGAAGCCTCCACCGGCTCTCTGGGACAGGGACTTTCATTGGGAATCGGCCAGGCTCTCGGCGCACGTTTGAATAAAAACGGCTCCAATGTCTTCGTCGTGATTGGCGATGGCGAAATGGGCGAAGGCCAGGTTTGGGAAGCTCTGGGTGCCGCTGAAAAATACAGACTGGGCAACCTGACTGCCATCATCGACCAGAATGGCTATCAGCAAACCGGAGCCACCTCAGAAGTACTCGATCTGGGTTCCTTCGAAGAAAAAATTGCCGCGTTTGGCTGGCACACTCAAACCATCGATGGTAACTGCCAGGAATCGGTTGTTGAAGCGTTGGAAATCGCAGCGAAAGTGACCGATCGTCCCAAAGCAATTATTTCGAAGACCAAAAAAGGGTATGGGATTTTGCCAGTACTCGAAGCAGCCGGAGATACCAACTATCACGGCAAACCGCTTTCGCCAGAGTTGGCAGAAAAAGCACTTGCGTTACTCAGTTAG
- a CDS encoding transketolase family protein, with protein sequence MYLGEISGLKVGQATRDAFGDALKELGDKYPQIVTVDGDVGNSTRTEVFAKAYPERGFNVGIAESNMVSVAGGLASTGHIPVVASFAAFLLCNAYDQIRMSIAFPGMNVKLVGTHAGISIGEDGPSQMGIEDVSLACSLPGVSVIVTADAVSTKAATAAMIEHEGPVYLRLGRPNVAEIYSEGDTFEIGKANTVREGDDVTIIANGLMVAGAIDAATKLAEEGISARVIDMHTVKPIDADAIQKAAKETGAIVVAEEHLAHGGLGSAVSMVVSQTTPVPMAYVNVGDCFAESGDPQGLLDKYGLTAAAIIDAVKKVK encoded by the coding sequence ATGTATTTAGGTGAAATCAGTGGATTGAAAGTCGGACAAGCCACACGCGATGCGTTTGGTGATGCATTAAAAGAACTGGGGGACAAATACCCTCAAATTGTGACCGTTGATGGTGACGTCGGAAACTCAACACGTACGGAAGTCTTTGCGAAAGCCTACCCCGAACGTGGTTTCAATGTCGGCATTGCTGAAAGTAACATGGTCAGCGTTGCCGGTGGCCTGGCTTCAACCGGCCACATCCCTGTCGTGGCCAGCTTTGCCGCGTTCCTGTTATGCAATGCTTACGATCAGATCAGAATGTCGATCGCGTTTCCCGGCATGAATGTCAAGCTCGTAGGGACACACGCCGGAATTTCGATTGGTGAAGATGGTCCTTCGCAGATGGGAATTGAAGACGTCTCACTAGCTTGCAGCCTGCCGGGTGTATCCGTAATCGTGACCGCTGATGCGGTTTCGACTAAAGCCGCAACCGCCGCGATGATCGAACATGAAGGTCCTGTCTACCTCAGACTGGGTCGGCCAAACGTAGCAGAAATCTATTCCGAAGGAGATACCTTCGAAATCGGTAAAGCCAACACTGTGCGAGAAGGCGACGATGTGACCATTATTGCCAATGGACTGATGGTTGCCGGCGCCATTGATGCTGCGACCAAACTGGCAGAAGAAGGCATCAGTGCCCGTGTGATTGATATGCACACTGTTAAACCGATCGACGCGGATGCAATTCAGAAAGCAGCCAAAGAGACCGGTGCGATCGTTGTTGCAGAAGAACATCTGGCTCACGGCGGATTGGGTTCGGCTGTTTCGATGGTCGTTTCTCAAACCACGCCAGTCCCCATGGCCTATGTCAATGTCGGCGATTGTTTTGCCGAAAGTGGCGATCCTCAGGGATTGCTGGACAAATACGGTCTGACGGCTGCTGCGATCATTGATGCTGTCAAAAAAGTCAAGTAA
- a CDS encoding GNAT family N-acetyltransferase: MTEFRAFHNTDPPQLLKLWHAAGLGRGAAECLSIDAFEVLIFSQPYFDPNGLIVAVENDEAVGFVLAGFGPNEEESALDYSQGVVCAVIVHPNFRRRGIGRELVLRAEEYLKSKGAVNITAGPSGLLSPYLVGLYGGTRPSGFLLSDPLAAPFFESIGYDATRSIRIYQRDLLGPKPPIKFHLVNIRRKMQLTISDDFQAPNWWWLTRLGRLETLHFQLVPKTGEGAIASATVIGLDLYIPKWEERVIGLTDVFVKEDERSKGYGQSLLLEIARRLQDELITKLEWHVEESNTVASHVALAVGYYQIDTGIVYQLVSR; encoded by the coding sequence GTGACTGAGTTTCGCGCGTTTCATAATACTGATCCACCGCAGCTGTTGAAATTATGGCATGCTGCAGGACTGGGAAGAGGAGCCGCGGAATGTCTCAGCATCGATGCCTTTGAAGTTTTGATCTTCTCACAACCCTATTTCGATCCCAACGGATTGATCGTTGCGGTAGAGAATGATGAAGCCGTCGGCTTTGTGCTGGCAGGATTCGGCCCCAACGAAGAGGAATCGGCACTCGATTACTCCCAAGGCGTCGTCTGCGCTGTCATTGTTCATCCCAATTTTCGCAGACGCGGCATCGGCCGTGAACTCGTTCTGCGGGCTGAAGAATATCTCAAGTCTAAAGGTGCCGTGAATATCACCGCTGGCCCATCGGGGTTGCTCTCCCCATATCTGGTTGGCCTTTATGGAGGGACTCGCCCCTCTGGCTTCCTGCTGTCCGACCCGCTGGCGGCTCCGTTTTTTGAATCGATCGGCTATGATGCTACCAGATCAATCCGGATTTACCAACGTGATCTGCTCGGCCCGAAACCGCCGATCAAATTTCATTTGGTCAATATTCGACGTAAAATGCAGTTGACGATTTCCGATGATTTTCAGGCTCCCAACTGGTGGTGGCTAACCCGGCTGGGAAGACTGGAAACGCTGCATTTCCAGCTCGTCCCCAAAACGGGTGAAGGCGCGATTGCATCTGCGACCGTCATCGGCCTGGATTTATATATCCCCAAATGGGAAGAACGGGTGATCGGACTGACAGATGTCTTCGTCAAAGAGGATGAACGTTCCAAAGGTTACGGACAATCACTCTTGCTGGAAATCGCGCGCCGCCTGCAGGACGAACTGATTACCAAGCTCGAATGGCACGTCGAAGAGTCCAACACAGTCGCTTCGCACGTTGCATTAGCCGTCGGTTACTATCAGATTGATACTGGTATTGTATATCAACTGGTTTCTCGTTAG
- a CDS encoding ornithine cyclodeaminase family protein produces the protein MAALYITEDDVRSVMDMEKSILITHKVFKELASGRAINVPRQRVRAPGIMLHTMSAANEYLHYVGWKAYTTTKEGAQFHVAIYDQESGEMRALIEGDFLGQLRTGAASAVATEYMARPDSKVVGLFGAGLQARTQLQAVCLTRKIEFVSVYSRDHEKCSRFAEEMTELCDVEVSASHSPDETAAEKDIVICATTSKAPLFDGRVLDEGTHLNVIGSNHRTRREIDRTTIKRADVIVCDDIDQCKNEAGDFIQPVEEGITDWRLMHNLCEIVAERQTGRATDDQVTLFKSVGLAVEDVAMAVKVYELALEEDLGTDLPF, from the coding sequence ATGGCGGCTTTATATATTACTGAGGATGATGTTCGTTCTGTGATGGATATGGAGAAATCCATCCTCATTACACATAAAGTCTTCAAAGAACTTGCCTCCGGTCGCGCCATCAATGTTCCCCGGCAACGCGTGCGGGCTCCAGGTATCATGCTGCATACCATGTCAGCCGCCAACGAATATTTGCACTATGTTGGCTGGAAAGCGTATACAACAACCAAAGAGGGTGCGCAGTTCCATGTCGCCATTTACGATCAGGAAAGCGGCGAGATGCGCGCGTTAATCGAAGGCGATTTCCTGGGCCAACTCCGTACGGGCGCCGCCAGTGCCGTCGCTACAGAATACATGGCCCGCCCCGATTCCAAAGTTGTGGGACTGTTTGGAGCCGGCCTGCAAGCACGCACGCAATTACAGGCGGTCTGCTTGACACGGAAGATCGAATTTGTCTCTGTCTATTCACGCGATCATGAGAAGTGCAGCCGTTTCGCCGAAGAAATGACCGAACTTTGTGACGTTGAAGTCTCCGCCTCGCATTCTCCTGATGAAACCGCGGCCGAAAAAGACATCGTGATCTGCGCCACTACCAGTAAAGCTCCGCTCTTTGATGGTCGCGTACTCGATGAAGGCACCCATCTGAATGTGATCGGCTCGAACCACCGTACACGACGCGAAATCGACCGCACCACCATCAAACGCGCGGATGTGATTGTCTGTGATGATATCGACCAGTGTAAAAATGAAGCCGGAGATTTCATCCAGCCTGTCGAAGAAGGCATCACGGACTGGCGGCTGATGCATAACCTGTGCGAGATCGTCGCCGAACGTCAAACAGGCCGCGCCACCGATGATCAGGTCACCTTATTCAAATCCGTCGGCCTGGCAGTGGAAGATGTCGCGATGGCCGTTAAGGTATATGAACTCGCCCTCGAAGAAGATCTGGGCACCGACTTACCGTTTTAG
- the mazG gene encoding nucleoside triphosphate pyrophosphohydrolase — translation MTNSDHPSQPAGSHLGALPAPGTPPDHSILTPAFKKLCDVIARLRSPEGCPWDREQTLESIKPYTLEETYELLEAIDSGDDQHIIEELGDLLLQIVLDSQIAADEGRFDLTHVVDRLTQKMIERHPHVFGDVNAETPAEVRKNWDQIKEQEKQRRSIFDGLPTALPALARAARVAEKAAKVGYDFPHRDMLFDKLREEIQELADEIYPGGKIPDTPATVEADVIADTELNDPELRLRVEGELGDILFVVANIARRWKINPEEALRKSNRKFQKRVEKIEQELERAGRSIQEASLQEMEEIYQSVKQQERQNSSQP, via the coding sequence ATGACAAATTCCGATCATCCCTCTCAGCCCGCTGGCTCACACTTGGGAGCTCTGCCCGCACCGGGGACTCCCCCTGATCATAGCATCTTAACTCCCGCTTTTAAAAAGCTTTGCGATGTGATTGCCCGCCTGCGTTCGCCTGAAGGCTGCCCCTGGGACCGGGAACAGACACTGGAATCAATCAAGCCGTATACTCTGGAAGAGACCTACGAACTGCTGGAGGCCATCGATTCCGGCGATGATCAGCATATTATCGAAGAGCTGGGCGACTTATTGCTGCAGATTGTTCTCGATTCTCAAATCGCCGCCGACGAAGGCCGCTTCGATTTAACGCACGTGGTTGATCGTCTGACGCAAAAAATGATCGAACGGCATCCGCATGTCTTTGGGGACGTGAACGCGGAAACTCCCGCCGAGGTGCGCAAGAACTGGGATCAAATCAAGGAGCAGGAAAAGCAAAGGCGTTCCATCTTTGATGGCCTGCCAACAGCGTTGCCTGCTTTGGCCCGTGCGGCACGCGTGGCTGAGAAAGCAGCCAAGGTGGGCTATGACTTTCCGCATCGCGATATGCTGTTTGATAAGTTGCGCGAGGAGATTCAGGAACTGGCAGACGAAATTTATCCTGGGGGTAAGATCCCCGATACGCCGGCCACGGTGGAGGCCGATGTCATTGCGGATACGGAACTCAACGATCCGGAACTGCGCTTACGTGTCGAAGGTGAATTGGGTGACATTCTGTTTGTGGTCGCCAACATCGCCCGGCGCTGGAAAATCAATCCGGAAGAAGCGCTGCGGAAAAGTAATCGGAAGTTTCAAAAACGCGTCGAGAAGATCGAACAGGAACTGGAGCGTGCCGGTCGTTCGATCCAGGAAGCGTCCTTACAGGAAATGGAAGAGATCTATCAGTCCGTCAAGCAGCAGGAACGACAGAACTCTTCGCAGCCCTGA
- a CDS encoding alpha/beta hydrolase family protein, translating into MWKKWGLSVLVLVLCCAGQIHLISAEKAKGTKPPQAKQTPLMPIEVKSTLDGSLQPSLIWAPQSAKTTPTPLFVFLHSWSGNYKQNNAKWLKEAQQRGWIYLHPNFRGVNQQPEACGSKLARQDILDAIEYVIKHYDVDQSRIYLAGSSGGGHMTMLMAGHHPDRFSAASAWVGISDLAAWYHFHVKDGKPQNYARMILKSLTEKPGASRKVDAEYRDRSPLFWIANATDLPLDLNAGVTDGKTGSVPFAHTLNAFNALAEKNQTTPVSKKEMQQLWDHGKLKMPQPSDEVTDETYGRDIHLRRNSGKARVTIFEGGHEGLPQPACEWLSKQTRDTSGFGKSSAGQP; encoded by the coding sequence ATGTGGAAGAAATGGGGTTTGAGCGTTTTGGTTCTGGTACTGTGTTGCGCCGGTCAGATTCATTTGATCTCTGCTGAAAAAGCAAAGGGAACAAAACCACCGCAGGCAAAACAGACTCCTCTGATGCCGATCGAAGTCAAAAGTACTCTGGATGGCAGCCTGCAGCCATCCCTGATCTGGGCTCCCCAATCGGCAAAGACGACTCCCACGCCGCTGTTTGTATTTCTGCATTCCTGGAGTGGAAACTATAAGCAGAACAACGCCAAGTGGTTGAAAGAAGCGCAACAACGGGGCTGGATTTATCTGCACCCGAATTTTCGCGGGGTGAATCAACAACCCGAAGCCTGTGGTTCGAAATTGGCCCGTCAGGATATTCTGGATGCGATTGAGTATGTCATCAAACATTATGACGTCGATCAGAGCCGCATTTATCTGGCAGGGTCATCGGGCGGCGGACACATGACGATGCTGATGGCCGGACATCATCCCGATCGTTTTTCGGCAGCGTCAGCCTGGGTCGGCATCAGTGATCTGGCAGCCTGGTATCACTTTCACGTCAAAGACGGCAAACCGCAGAACTACGCACGTATGATTCTCAAATCACTGACAGAGAAACCGGGCGCCTCTAGGAAAGTGGATGCGGAATACCGCGACCGTTCTCCCCTGTTTTGGATCGCGAATGCAACGGATCTGCCGCTCGACCTCAATGCGGGTGTGACCGATGGAAAAACGGGGTCTGTTCCGTTCGCACATACGTTGAATGCCTTCAACGCACTGGCCGAGAAGAACCAGACCACGCCCGTTTCCAAAAAGGAAATGCAACAGCTCTGGGATCACGGTAAATTGAAAATGCCACAGCCGAGCGATGAAGTCACCGATGAAACCTACGGTCGTGACATTCATTTACGACGCAATTCCGGGAAGGCACGGGTAACCATTTTTGAAGGAGGCCATGAAGGCTTACCCCAGCCCGCGTGTGAATGGCTGTCAAAACAGACGCGTGATACGTCCGGGTTCGGAAAATCATCGGCAGGACAACCATAG
- a CDS encoding anaerobic glycerol-3-phosphate dehydrogenase subunit C, whose translation MDRQQQRIAEDLSSLIAGDVRCDPVALSIYASDASLYQVPPLCVAYPRERNDLIAIARYATEMNVPLIPRGAGTGLVGDAIGSGIVVDCSRYLTNFELMEDNQVRVQPGVVHARLNRYLKSRGLYFPPDPSNTEVTTLGSMLAIDAAGSRAIRVGSTRDHVNQIEIVMADGTCFEVGNESLSILSQPLPASPATSLLGELSPDNRSDQVKRTVLSKLSKLLSDHAQLIQEKQQSRIPNCSGYFLKGIKSRHHLNLARLLVGSEGTLALFSSAVLHVSPLPAHRGVVLLLFGDLASAIKAVQTIIHEQPSACDLLDRRLLSLAREADPRFASLISPAAEAAILVEQVGFSDSQVQKRLHNVTLAVKNINSRVVVAMETHQADEVDFLWSLPQKVVPSLSRLPGESRPQPFVEDIAIPPECLYEFSQKAQKVFQRHQVTATLYAHAASGQMHLRPFLPALTDQNAPILESIARDLYQTVFSVNGTISGEHGDGLARTAFIRSQYGDLYRVFRQVKDIFDPHNLLNPGKIINDDPHVTIRHLRPVPEKFPELIDLQLNWTPQELQTEAARCNGCGSCRRQDPSSRMCPVFRIEPNEEASPRAKANLFRGLLSGAIHPNELSSEETKKLADTCFNCKQCQLDCPSTVNIPQMAIEAKAAYVSTKGLDHTDWILSRAHSFGALGSTLSMAANWAINNSSARWVMEKMMGIHRNRKLPLFSRRSFLRSIPRKLTKRPRPGSDPNLVIVFVDYYANYHDPELAHAFLNILQHNQIPVFVPPNQLTSGMAMVSAGDLIAARSVAEENLKILSEFAREGHQILCLEPAAAICLKQEYPMLVQGEDSEVVSSQVREAGEFLLQLHESQKLRSDLAPLDLELDYHTPCHIKALSSRSALKELLALIPELRVNTIEKGCSGMAGTYGLARETFETSKQIGRELIDHMKTTHVRAGATECSSCKMQMEQETRIPTVHPIKLLALSYGLMPELERSLQPQKKKLVVS comes from the coding sequence TTGGACCGTCAACAGCAACGAATCGCAGAAGATCTTTCGAGCCTGATTGCAGGTGATGTGCGATGCGATCCGGTGGCGTTGTCGATTTATGCCAGTGATGCCAGTCTGTATCAGGTACCTCCCTTATGCGTCGCATATCCCCGTGAACGAAACGATTTGATCGCGATTGCCCGGTACGCGACAGAAATGAATGTGCCCCTCATTCCCCGGGGTGCGGGCACCGGTCTGGTAGGCGATGCCATCGGCAGTGGAATTGTTGTCGATTGTTCGCGGTATCTGACCAACTTCGAATTGATGGAAGACAATCAGGTAAGGGTTCAACCCGGAGTGGTGCATGCCCGGCTGAATCGTTATCTAAAGTCACGCGGTCTCTACTTTCCACCAGACCCTTCCAATACCGAAGTCACCACGCTGGGCAGCATGCTCGCCATCGATGCGGCTGGTTCACGCGCCATTCGTGTCGGCTCGACCCGCGATCATGTGAACCAGATCGAAATCGTGATGGCAGACGGGACCTGCTTTGAGGTAGGAAACGAAAGTCTGTCGATTCTCAGTCAACCATTGCCTGCAAGTCCCGCGACCTCACTCTTAGGAGAGCTATCTCCCGATAACCGCAGCGATCAGGTCAAACGAACCGTACTCAGTAAGCTCTCCAAACTACTCTCCGATCACGCACAGTTGATTCAGGAAAAACAACAGTCCCGCATTCCCAATTGCAGTGGTTACTTTTTGAAAGGCATCAAGTCGCGACATCATTTGAATCTGGCCCGCTTGCTGGTTGGTTCTGAGGGCACGCTCGCACTGTTTTCTTCAGCCGTCCTGCACGTCTCTCCATTGCCCGCCCATCGTGGCGTGGTGCTGCTGCTGTTTGGCGATCTGGCCTCCGCTATTAAAGCCGTCCAGACGATTATTCACGAACAGCCTTCCGCCTGTGATTTGCTCGATCGTCGACTACTCTCTTTGGCCCGAGAAGCAGACCCTCGCTTTGCCTCTCTGATCTCACCTGCAGCGGAAGCAGCGATTCTGGTGGAACAGGTCGGCTTCAGCGATTCGCAGGTCCAAAAACGTTTGCACAATGTCACCCTGGCTGTGAAGAACATCAATTCCCGTGTGGTGGTCGCGATGGAAACACACCAGGCGGATGAAGTCGATTTCCTCTGGTCACTGCCACAAAAAGTAGTACCCTCGCTGAGCCGCTTGCCCGGTGAATCTCGGCCACAACCATTTGTGGAAGATATCGCCATCCCACCGGAGTGCTTGTATGAATTTTCTCAGAAAGCCCAGAAAGTGTTTCAACGGCATCAGGTCACCGCGACCCTCTATGCACATGCAGCGTCAGGGCAAATGCACCTGCGGCCTTTTTTGCCTGCGTTGACAGATCAGAATGCACCCATTCTGGAGAGCATCGCCCGGGATCTATATCAGACGGTCTTCTCAGTCAACGGCACCATCAGCGGGGAACACGGAGACGGCCTGGCACGAACCGCATTCATTCGCTCGCAGTACGGTGATCTCTATCGCGTGTTCCGCCAAGTCAAAGATATCTTCGACCCACATAATCTGCTGAATCCCGGAAAGATTATTAATGACGATCCCCACGTCACGATCAGACATCTCCGGCCGGTCCCCGAAAAATTTCCCGAACTGATTGATCTGCAACTCAACTGGACGCCTCAGGAACTGCAAACCGAAGCCGCCCGCTGTAATGGCTGTGGCTCCTGTCGCCGGCAAGACCCCAGTTCGCGGATGTGCCCCGTGTTTCGGATTGAACCAAACGAAGAAGCGAGCCCGCGCGCGAAAGCAAACCTGTTTCGCGGTCTGCTGTCCGGTGCGATTCACCCCAATGAGCTGTCGTCTGAAGAAACCAAAAAACTGGCCGACACCTGCTTCAACTGCAAACAATGTCAGCTGGACTGCCCTTCGACGGTCAATATTCCCCAGATGGCGATTGAAGCCAAAGCCGCTTATGTCTCAACCAAGGGGTTGGATCATACCGACTGGATCTTATCCCGCGCCCATTCGTTTGGTGCGCTCGGGAGTACGCTCTCCATGGCGGCCAACTGGGCGATTAATAATTCCTCGGCACGCTGGGTCATGGAAAAAATGATGGGCATCCATCGCAATCGAAAGCTGCCTCTGTTTTCACGACGTTCCTTTTTACGATCCATTCCCCGGAAACTCACGAAACGGCCTCGCCCCGGCAGTGATCCCAATCTTGTCATCGTTTTCGTCGATTATTACGCCAACTATCACGATCCGGAACTAGCCCATGCATTCCTGAATATTTTGCAGCACAATCAGATTCCCGTTTTTGTTCCCCCCAATCAGCTGACATCGGGCATGGCAATGGTTTCTGCGGGTGACTTAATCGCAGCACGGAGTGTCGCAGAAGAGAATCTGAAAATTCTCAGCGAATTTGCTAGAGAAGGACATCAGATACTCTGTCTTGAACCGGCTGCCGCCATTTGTCTCAAGCAGGAATATCCCATGCTGGTGCAGGGGGAAGACAGTGAAGTCGTTTCATCACAGGTCAGAGAAGCAGGGGAATTCTTGTTGCAACTACACGAATCACAGAAATTACGCTCTGATCTTGCCCCCCTGGATCTGGAGTTGGACTACCATACACCTTGCCATATCAAGGCATTATCGTCCCGGTCCGCACTAAAGGAGCTTCTCGCTTTGATTCCTGAGCTGCGGGTGAATACAATTGAAAAAGGTTGTTCAGGCATGGCTGGGACGTACGGGCTTGCCCGGGAAACCTTTGAAACATCGAAGCAGATCGGTCGGGAGCTGATCGATCATATGAAAACAACGCATGTGCGTGCGGGGGCAACGGAATGCAGCAGTTGCAAAATGCAAATGGAGCAGGAAACCCGGATTCCAACCGTTCACCCGATCAAGCTGCTGGCACTTTCCTATGGACTGATGCCGGAACTCGAACGGTCGCTGCAGCCCCAAAAGAAAAAACTGGTAGTCTCATGA
- a CDS encoding MoaD/ThiS family protein: protein MTIQQIQIKLFARAKELAESELISVSVKQGATVAQLRQAMAEQFPQLQPLSSQLLIAVDNAYAGEDQPLNAQQEVACFPPVSGG, encoded by the coding sequence ATGACCATTCAACAGATTCAGATCAAATTATTCGCCCGCGCCAAAGAACTGGCTGAGAGCGAACTGATCTCGGTGTCCGTGAAACAGGGGGCGACCGTCGCACAATTGCGGCAGGCGATGGCAGAGCAGTTTCCACAGTTACAACCATTGAGCAGTCAATTATTGATCGCCGTTGATAATGCCTATGCCGGAGAAGACCAGCCTCTGAATGCACAACAGGAGGTCGCTTGTTTTCCCCCGGTCAGCGGCGGCTAG
- a CDS encoding molybdenum cofactor biosynthesis protein MoaE has protein sequence MKPDYISITEQPIDYTALTERVRSNQCGAVVLFMGTVREMTAGRQTVALDYEAYPEMAQQTMQQLITEARDQWAIHAVAIEHRVGRLELGEISVAIAVSSPHRKEAFEAGRFLIDRLKEIVPIWKKENWSDGTTEWEHPKIEAK, from the coding sequence ATGAAGCCAGACTATATTTCAATAACAGAACAACCCATTGATTACACAGCGCTCACCGAGCGGGTTCGCTCTAACCAGTGTGGTGCCGTGGTCCTGTTTATGGGAACGGTTCGTGAAATGACCGCCGGCCGCCAGACGGTTGCGTTAGACTACGAAGCCTATCCCGAAATGGCACAGCAAACGATGCAGCAACTAATTACTGAGGCGCGCGATCAATGGGCCATTCACGCAGTCGCAATTGAGCACCGAGTCGGGCGTCTCGAACTGGGAGAAATCAGCGTGGCCATCGCTGTCAGTTCACCGCATCGAAAAGAAGCATTTGAAGCAGGACGGTTTCTCATTGACCGTTTGAAAGAAATTGTCCCCATCTGGAAAAAAGAAAACTGGTCCGATGGAACAACCGAGTGGGAACATCCAAAAATCGAGGCAAAATAA
- the moaA gene encoding GTP 3',8-cyclase MoaA, which yields MENQNQLIDSFGRVHNNLRISVTDRCNIRCFYCMPSEDVQFVHRSKIMSFEEIVRFVRLVVPLGVNKIRLTGGEPLVRKDVPELVKMLAEIPGIQDIGITTNGILLPQYAQQLYDAGLRRINISLDALNAEKFKEITRRDDYEKVREGIKSAHAAGFDPVKINAVSIRNLTEEEIIPFGRLARETGAEIRFIEFMPLDADNQWEREKVLFAHEIQEILAQGIMPLIPEKQADKSAPASNFVFEDGVGRIGFISSISAPFCMSCNRFRLTADGKLRNCLFSLDETDIRALFRADTPDEQILKAVRESIAAKKEGHEINTARFIQPDRPMYSIGG from the coding sequence ATGGAAAACCAGAATCAGCTAATCGATTCATTCGGACGCGTGCATAATAATCTGCGAATCAGCGTTACCGATCGTTGTAACATTCGCTGCTTTTATTGTATGCCCTCGGAAGACGTGCAGTTTGTGCACCGCAGCAAGATCATGTCGTTTGAAGAAATCGTTCGCTTTGTCCGTCTGGTCGTACCCCTGGGCGTGAACAAAATCCGTTTGACCGGCGGCGAGCCACTGGTCAGAAAAGATGTTCCCGAGCTGGTGAAGATGCTGGCGGAAATTCCCGGCATCCAGGATATCGGCATCACCACCAATGGCATCCTGCTGCCGCAATACGCACAGCAGCTATACGACGCCGGCCTGCGACGCATTAATATCAGTCTCGATGCGTTAAACGCAGAAAAATTCAAAGAGATCACCCGCCGCGATGATTATGAAAAAGTGCGGGAAGGAATAAAGTCAGCGCATGCCGCCGGCTTTGATCCTGTGAAAATCAATGCCGTTTCCATTCGCAATCTGACCGAAGAGGAGATCATTCCCTTCGGGCGCCTGGCACGCGAAACAGGAGCCGAAATTCGCTTTATCGAATTCATGCCCCTTGATGCAGACAATCAATGGGAACGCGAAAAAGTGTTGTTTGCCCACGAGATCCAGGAAATTCTCGCGCAGGGGATCATGCCACTCATTCCAGAGAAACAGGCTGATAAAAGCGCACCGGCGTCCAATTTTGTCTTCGAAGATGGCGTCGGTCGAATTGGATTCATCTCTTCAATCAGTGCCCCCTTCTGTATGAGCTGCAATCGGTTTCGTTTGACCGCAGACGGCAAACTTCGCAACTGCTTATTCAGTCTGGATGAGACCGATATTCGCGCACTGTTCCGCGCCGATACCCCTGATGAGCAGATCCTGAAAGCAGTACGCGAGAGCATCGCTGCCAAAAAAGAAGGACACGAAATCAATACCGCGCGTTTCATTCAGCCGGACCGCCCGATGTACTCCATTGGTGGCTGA